GTATTGTTTACTGATATTCAACAGGGTGTGCGGTGTTGAATAAGCATGTAATAAGGCATGGTGCTTTCctcacagagcttacaatctaattctACCCAGTGGTCCATGCAGTTTATAGAAACACACAACGAAGGTTTTAATGTTTGAATAATAACACTAAtactacctagctcttatataggcacatatacatttgtttgttttgaccTGGTTTGGTCTATTGTGTTTAGGGGCTAAACCAGCCTTGGCCAGTGCAGTGACATGGTAACCAGAGACCTGGACAGCTATGTCTGATCCTCTAAGAATCATGTCCAAGCTGGGAGAGATGAGTCTAAATCAAAAGCATTTTTCACAGAAACACTTAAAGGGTACATCTTTTTATTCAGGGTTATCTCCTTGTATTGACACCCCCACCATGATAGAATTAATAGTCTTCAAAAATAGTCAGAAATGTGTTTTATAATTGGGGAAATTAGTTTTAGAGAGTTACGAGCAACTGAAAATGGTTTAATCATGGAAATACTCATACAGCCTTATTTACAGACACCATTAACATTTCAGCCATAATAGTATCCACATTTCCCTATCCATATTGTCCCTATACATTTGGTGTGTGCTGAATTTGTTAATCCATTGGACTAAATCTTTTTGCAGTTAAGCTCAATAGATTACAACTGAAGTCATCATAATATGCTGTGAAAAGCCATCATAGTCAACTAGTtagtgttttgtttgggtttttttattggaACAGGCTAAGTTTTCTGCCTGTATCAGCTGCCGCTCATTTTCCAGACAGACTGGTATATCTAAAACCCATTGATACAGCTTTTCATTGTACATTTTATTCAAAACAGGAAAAATTGTCTGCAAAATGttgctgttttgttgttgttgttttttaaagaaagctccAGCTTTTGTGTGGTCCAGCAGCTGTGGAGGAGGCTATTTTTAACTGCATGAAAATCATTTTTCCAGCAAGTTGCTACAAAGGAAAACAGGATGGACAGAATATGGAACCCGGCTAAATGACAGAAAAATACTGACATGTCAATTTGAAAAGACCTGATACctgacacccaccccaccccccacccacattTCACAGAGACCTGTCCCCTAGAGAGGTGTTTGAGAGCAgccagaagtttaaaaaaacccaaacagataACTGAACTGTAATGAACCTTTTTGTATAATGCAGCAAAAGCTCTGTTACCTGATTTTGTGTACTACAATAAAATCTGTTATCCAAATTCCATATACTGCCATTACAGTCAGTTTGATAACTGAAGAGGCAGATAAATGGGAGGCACTGAGACGTAAGTCTGAGTTTATTAGCTTCCCAGATAATAACTTTCTCTAGCAGAGTTTATAAACTCTGCAGCATTACCCAGCAGAACGTATATGGCTAAAGCATTAGCTCTTGTAAagcagtgtagctccattgaagtcaatggagctgcacatatttacaccagctgaggctctggcacATAAAAGCAGCAGGTTTAGTTAGTTTCCCTTTTCAGCACAGAACATTTTCTGCATAGAAAAAAACTGGGCTCAAGTCAGACCTTAGGGTTCCCATCTGAATTTCTGCTAACTGGTGTTCAGATGATCATGGTTCACTGGTATACTGTGTAACAGATTAATCAGCAAGCAATATATTCAGTGCAGAAGAAAAATCATAGTGATTATATAGCGGGCATTAGAGAAGATGGGAAAAAGTGGGGAAAAGATTAAACATCACTGTTTTCTAACTCTAGAAagattcattttgttttctagaTGGAAGTTTGGGTTGGTCCTTTATTTTACTTGTATTACCATAATGAAGATGGCAGGATGTAGGGAAGACAGGCTTgggacaaattcatccttggtataAATTTCCTGAAGTCAGAGCAGTTCTGCGAGAGAGATTAATTTGACCCCttgcttttcaaatggaaaaagaacCTGACATGGCATGTAGGTGGTTTTCATACAATCAGAGCAACAAAGAAAGGCTTATCCTCTGTTGTAGTTTACTTAAATGCAACTGCTAATCTTGCTCATAAAATTGAGGCCAATATTTTGGAAACTTGGTGGTTATATCCATATCTAAGCAACCAAGCCTAATTTTCGGGGGTGGTGTGCACTCACAACTCCTGTTTTTACTTTAGTTTCATTTTCAGATTTAATTGGTTAGTGCAGGCACAGTTTATCTATGTTTATTTCCTTTAAAGAAGGAAATGATGTGTACATAAGAGTCAGAAATGCCTCACCCTCTTTTGTGTGGAGCTAAATATACACTCTTAGCTGTCTCCCAGGGACTAGCAGGTGCAgcattattgatttattttagaatgaGCTAACAACTacaatggagagagaaagagggaagcTGTGTAAAGTGATCACCAGCCCTGACTTTTTAGTTAGATACTCACATTtctttacaaatatattagagcAGAATAGTCTTTTAGTAAAACAGCTCTAATCTTGTGGCCAGTGGGGCTCTTCTGCAAGAATCTGTTGTTGCTGGGTGGAACAGAAGAATTCTGCTGCTGATGATTCTGCATTGTGATGTGTTCCTGTGTCAGATTTTGCTGACTCATATAGGAGCAAGCATGATGCACAGACCCAGAGCACAGTAACTGTTTTCCCCACCAACCTCGGTAAGTGCTCTTTTCCTGTCTATCACTAGCTGGCATATAGCTGTAGCGTTAAAGAGAATTAACAGGGAAAACGAATACCACCGTAAACAAAATGTTAGGAGACAGATTCACTTAGGAGGGCATTTAAGCAAAACCTGCTGTCTGTGCTACATTGGCCTCTGTTTAAAGCTGATCAATCCTGCTAACTCTCCCATCACTATAAATgacactgtatttttaaatggggGAAGTACTTACAATAGCCATTTACAACTGTATTCTGTTTAATTAGTCAGCACGCACAGTGCTGCAGGCATAGATCACTTTGCTTTAAAGATTTGAGAATGTTAATAGTACAGTAtatcattttaattattattggATTAATGTTGTGTCTCAAAGAACATCAAATGCAAATCACAAGAAATGGCCTGAAGTGACCCAAGGGCTGTGCTTTATTAGAAAAGTAATAGTTCTGTTGCTTAAATATAAAGAGATTTTCTTTCTTCAAATGTCATTTTGCGTTGGTTTTGTGTGGAAATTAAATCCTCTTGTTTCCACTCTGTTCACAGAATCATTCTGTAGTTCATGCAGCAAATGGCTGAAAAGGTAGATTTGATGTCCGGAGATGAAGAGGAGATGCAAAATAATGATGAAAAATATCCATTTCAAGCTTGTTACGCTCTCACCACAGCAGACTGCTGCTCTGCAAATGATTTGCTTAGCAgccctaatgaagagagggaaagaTTGTCTATTTCATCTAGCAAGGCCATAGAGTGTAAAAAAACCCTCATTGAACAACAATTTATTACTCATAATAAGGCACAAAACATAGCCCCTGGGTTCACTGAATATCATTCAACAGATGCAAATATATCACTAGCTGGATCATCTTATCCTGAGGCAATCTGTACACTGAAGCCTGTAGCCATATCATCTCCATGCCCAGAAAGCCTTCACTGTGACTGCAATAAGTATTCTGAAGAGTTACAGCCTGCAGGTGCTGCTAAAGAATCTGAGGCCCCCCCAAATGTTGCTTCCCTGCTAGTAAGTGGACTCAGCTGCTGTCACACGTGGAGTTCCAGTACTGCGCTCACTTGGAATAACACAAAGGAAGATGTGGCCCCTTGTAGCGTTGGCCAAACTACGTGGATGAAGACCACAAAAGTAAAGGAGATCatagaaaagagaaaactggaagaaaaggaGAGGTATCAACTCCAGGTAGCTATGTATCGGAGGCTTCTGCTGCTGCGCTCAATTAGGAGTTTACATAAGCAGCTCGAGCAGCAGCAGGCCAGGTTGCAGGAATGCTATGGAACAGTAATAAATACAAAGAAAGAAGTGTTGAAGCACATTTGCTCCACCTCAGCTTCACCCTCCTCATAGTCATGTTGCTGCATGTAGAGCCGAGCTATGTTATATCACTGGAGCTTACAGCAAGCTAGCATATGGCATAGATGACACCATTATTAATAAAGGGGAAATGCACCACCGTACTAACAGCAAATGAAACATTTGGATATTTAAATGTTGACTCCTACAAATTTATTTGGAAGAAACTTGAATAGTACTTTTCTCTGTAAAAATCCAGAAAATCTACCACTGCACATGCAAGCCCCAAAACGTAAGACCTCCAGCCCAAAAATTCAAGGGATCTTTGGGACAAAGGTATTCaagaagagaaaatggagaaTCCAAGTTTATGCCTGGCCAGCATGATCAGATGTCATGTATCCTTCCTGCAGAAAATGTAATGCAGAAAATCTGCCAATTATATTGCTAAAACTTGAATAGAAATCTTGTTAGTTTAGCCTCAGACTATCCACCTTCTTGAAAGCTAGGACATTTATATAAAAAGTCATCATAATCTGGCATTATATATGCAGCCCAGACTGGCAGTGCCAGGGAACCATCCGAAGTGTACACAGTGACTGATCTGTTGCTAGCTTCTGGTGTCATGAGTAGCCACAAGTGCAGCATACTTTGTGCCTTAACTCTGTTATTAAAAGGgaggtcaaaaaagaactagataaattcatggaggataggtccatcagtgactaatagccaagatgggcaaggatggtgtccctagcctctatttgccagaggctgggagtgggcggcattggatggatcacttgatgattacctgttctgttcattccccctagGTCACCTGGCATTgtctg
The window above is part of the Chelonia mydas isolate rCheMyd1 chromosome 2, rCheMyd1.pri.v2, whole genome shotgun sequence genome. Proteins encoded here:
- the LOC122464547 gene encoding uncharacterized protein LOC122464547, whose translation is MQQMAEKVDLMSGDEEEMQNNDEKYPFQACYALTTADCCSANDLLSSPNEERERLSISSSKAIECKKTLIEQQFITHNKAQNIAPGFTEYHSTDANISLAGSSYPEAICTLKPVAISSPCPESLHCDCNKYSEELQPAGAAKESEAPPNVASLLVSGLSCCHTWSSSTALTWNNTKEDVAPCSVGQTTWMKTTKVKEIIEKRKLEEKERYQLQVAMYRRLLLLRSIRSLHKQLEQQQARLQECYGTVINTKKEVLKHICSTSASPSS